Proteins encoded within one genomic window of Ptiloglossa arizonensis isolate GNS036 chromosome 3, iyPtiAriz1_principal, whole genome shotgun sequence:
- the LOC143144957 gene encoding ATP-binding cassette sub-family C member 5-like isoform X7 has translation MSLVNTIHKEVLWQEELRKRGPHLASFPIVAWRFVRTRIYVAWILLTCSTICGFISPTLLMKKILEYVQSQEDDSWVGIKWALLLTCCDLLRMIFLTWTWNTNIRTALRLKSACTSLLYTKIMRLNSFGNKNTGELTNLFTNDGQRLFDVIIYGPMIISGPIIITCGIIYILQIFSPIALLGTFIFLIFYPCQYLISRVVRYFRSKAVAVTDKRVKLMNEILECIKLIKMCSWEKYLSDKLLDLRKKEQNWLHKIVYFQSFTISLMPAVPIIAAIVTFLAHLSSGNNLIAAQAFPLIIFFGNMLRMVLVSLKDFTRYFVDARIALRRFKVFPFISVLSSQIRSCFMFLQVALINITESNITFNRFQSVLLLEEHKCHLLKPIVKSEVLAISNGTFVYENSILHSKESKNINNEKKGKVELEKLNKPSKETQYVEVLVDIQFEAAVGALIGVCGQVGSGKSSLLLAALGQLKLTRGHISREGSCAYVSQQAWIVNATFKENILFGSEFDANRYYHALTVCNLKEDIDMLPGGDETEIGERGINLSGGQKQRVALARAFYANRDIYFLDDPLSAVDVHVGSYIFKNLILGALKDKCVLFVTHQVQFLEHCDQIYFMNNGRIIEQGSHNELIQLRKEYAAMVNSALLKTEDDTKDLFSRKSTTGTQIELWNFENDLETRIIECNSADNYENINASKRIQGKGATLTTKEKVETGTVKSYTYHTYIKSAGGYLVAILVFFTLFLNVGSSTFSTWWLATWIKAGGGNITDPNTNETIVSDNLNDNPDFMFYHNIYGATIGVILLTSLLRGVVITFTTISASTTLHNKVFKKMIESSLTFFETTPSGRLQNIFSRDVDEVDNNIPICIENMVQNIFTCSFAIIFICSILPWFCLPLFILGAMFYYISKVFRVGMRDLKRMESTSRSPVLSFVTTTVQGLSTIHAFEKEKIFTDKFRELFDLNNLCLYLTQSAMRWSAARLDSLAIISTSISAFLVVVLKNQISPALAGLAMAYSMQMTGVFQYTVRLMAETETRFISVERISYYLRTLQKENILTEVADKPPNEWPTRGKLEFHKVQLRYRKELPLILNNISFAVKAGEHIGIVGRTGAGKSSLIVALFRLVNICGGKIKIDGVDIAKVNLELLRSKLSIIPQDPVLFSGTLRTNLDPFKRHNDSELWSALEKTQLKEKVIRMPGQLDAFVEVGGNNLSVGERQLFCLTRALLRNTKVMVLDEATAAVDPETEVAVQNTIQNEFSNCTVLTIAHRLNTVVLCDRVIVMKDGQITEFDAPSVLLSNPNSEFSKMLALTDKTIKKSNL, from the exons ATGAGTCTTGTAAATACAATACACAAAG AGGTACTTTGGCAAGAAGAATTAAGAAAACGTGGGCCACATTTGGCATCATTTCCAATTGTTGCCTGGCGATTTGTGCGAACAAGGATATATGTAGCTTGGATCTTACTAACTTGTTCTACAATTTGTGGATTTATAAGTCCT ACATTATTAATGAAAAAGATATTGGAATATGTTCAATCACAGGAAGATGATTCATGGGTGGGTATAAAATGGGCACTATTGTTAACATGCTGTGATTTATTAAGAATGATATTTTTGACTTGGACTTGGAATACAAATATTAGAACTGCACTAAGATTAAAATCAGCTTGTACTTCTCTTTTGTATACAAAAATTATGAGACTAAATagttttggaaataaaaatacagGAGAG TTAACTAATTTATTTACTAATGATGGTCAGAGACTTTTTGATGTAATCATTTATGGACCTATGATAATTAGTGGTCCAATAATCATTACCTGTGGTATAATTTATATACTGCAGATATTTAGTCCAATAGCTCTTCTGGGAACATTCATTTTTCTTATATTCTATCCTTGTCAA TATCTTATTTCTCGTGTAGTCAGATATTTTCGTTCCAAAGCAGTTGCCGTTACAGATAAACGAGTGAAGTTGATGAATGAAATCttagaatgtataaaattaattaaaatgtgtTCTTGGGAAAAATACTTAAGTGATAAACTTCTTG atttacgaaaaaaagaacagaaTTGGTTACATAAGATTGTATACTTTCAAAGTTTTACTATTTCTTTAATGCCAGCTGTGCCCATAATAGCCGCAATTGTTACATTTTTAGCTCATTTATCTTCAGGCAACAACTTAATTGCAGCTCAG GCTTTCCCACTTATAATATTCTTTGGAAATATGCTGAGAATGGTACTCGTCTCGCTTAAGGACTTTACACGATATTTTGTTGACGCTCGTATTGCCCTTAGAAGATTCAAG GTATTTCCATTCATATCAGTACTCAGTTCTCAAATTCGCTCTTGTTTTATGTTTTTACAAGTGGCTTTAATTAATATTACTGAGTCTAACATAACATTCAACAGATTTCAG agtgtattgCTGTTAGAAGAACATAAATGCCATTTATTGAAACCAATTGTGAAATCAGAAGTCCTAGCCATTTCTAATGGTACATTTGTTTATGAAAATTCTATCCTACATTCGAAAGAATCAAAAAATATCAATAATGAAAAGAA GGGTAAAGTCGAATTGGAAAAACTCAATAAGCCTTCTAAAGAAACTCAATATGTGGAGGTACTTGTTGACATAcaatttgaagcagcagtaggtGCATTGATAGGAGTCTGTGGTCAGGTAGGAAGTGGAAAATCTAGCCTACTACTTGCTGCCTTAGGACAACTGAAACTAACTCGCGGGCATATATCGAGAGAAGGTTCATGTGCCTATGTTAGTCAACAAGCATGGATTGTTAATGCAACTTTTaaggaaaatatattatttgggAGTGAATTCGATGCCAATCGATATTATCATGCATTGACAgtttgtaatttaaaagaaGATATAGACATGCTGCCAGGTGGAGATGAAACTGAGATTGGTGAAAGGGGTATAAATCTTTCAGGAGGACAGAAACAAAGAGTCGCTCTTGCTAGAGCATTTTATGCCAATAG agatatttattttttggaTGATCCACTAAGTGCAGTAGATGTACATGTAGGATCTTACATTTTTAAGAATTTAATTCTTGGAGCACTTAAAGACAAATGTGTTCTTTTTGTAACACATCAAGTCCAA TTTTTGGAACACTGTGATCAAATCTATTTTATGAATAATGGTAGAATCATAGAACAAGGTTCACACAATGAACTTATACAGTTGAGAAAAGAATATGCTGCAATGGTGAATAGTGCATTATTAAAAACTGAAGATGACACAAAAGA TTTATTTAGTAGAAAGTCTACAACAGGTACTCAAATAGAACTTTGGAATTTTGAAAATGACTTAGAAACACGAATTATAGAATGTAACTCTGCAGACAATTATGAGAATATCAATGCATCAAAGAGAATACAAGGAAAGG GAGCAACTTTAACTACAAAAGAAAAGGTAGAAACGGGTACCGTAAAATCGTATACTTATCATACATATATAAAATCAGCAGGTGGTTATCTTGTGGctattttagtattttttacaCTTTTCCTGAATGTTGGAAGCTCTACGTTTAGTACTTGGTGGTTAGCTACATGGATCAAGGCTGGTGGTgga AACATTACTGATCCCAATACCAATGAAACTATAGTATCAGACAATTTGAATGATAATCCTGATTTTATGTTTTATCACAACATTTATGGTGCTACTATTGGTGTTATTTTGTTAACAAGTCTGTTGCGTGGTGTAGTTATTACATTTACTACGATAAGCGCCTCAACCACTTTGCATAataaagtttttaaaaaaatgaTTGAATCGTCATTAACTTTCTTTGAAACTACTCCCAGTGGaagattacaaaatattttcagtCGAGATGTAGATGAAG TTGACAATAACATACCCATTTGTATAGAAAATATGGTGCAGAATATTTTTACCTGTAgttttgcaattatttttatatgttcAATATTACCTTGGTTTTGTTTACCGTTATTTATTCTTGGCGCTATGTTTTATTATATTAGTAAAGTCTTCAG AGTAGGAATGAGGGATTTAAAACGAATGGAGAGTACCTCAAGATCACCAGTTTTAAGTTTTGTTACAACTACTGTTCAGGGTTTAAGTACAATTCATGCatttgagaaagaaaaaatatttacagacaA attcaGGGAGTTGTTTGATTTAAACAATTTGTGTCTTTACCTAACTCAGTCAGCCATGAGATGGTCCGCTGCGAGACTCGATAGTTTGGCAATCATTTCCACTTCTATTAGTGCATTTCTTGTGGTAGTACTCAAAAATCAAATATCTCCAGCTCTTGCTGGTTTAGCAATGGCATATTCCATGCAAATGACAGGTGTTTTTCAGTATACTGTTAGATTAATGGCAGAAACGGAAACACGTTTTATAAGTGTTGAAAGAATAAGCTATTATTTAAGG ACCCTACAAAAGGAAAATATTCTCACTGAAGTTGCTGATAAACCTCCAAACGAATGGCCCACTCGTGGCAAATTGGAATTTCATAAAGTTCAGTTGAGATATAGAAAAGAGCTACcacttattttaaataatatttcatttgctGTTAAAGCTGGAGAACATATAG GTATTGTGGGAAGAACAGGAGCAGGGAAGAGTTCTCTCATTGTTGCTTTGTTTCGATTAGTTAATATTTGTGGTGGGAAGATTAAAATTGATGGTGTAGATATAGCAAAAGTGAATTTGGAATTACTCAGAAGTAAGCTATCCATAATTCCTCAAGATCCTGTTTTATTCAGCGGGACCTTAAG AACAAATTTAGATCCGTTTAAACGACATAATGATTCGGAACTCTGGAGTGCTTTAGAAAAAACTCAATTAAAAGAGAAAGTAATACGTATGCCAGGACAATTAGATGCGTTTGTCGAAGTTGGAGGAAACAATTTGAGCGTTGGCGAGAGACAATTGTTTTGTTTAACAAGAGCACTTTTACGCAATACTAAA GTGATGGTATTGGACGAAGCAACAGCTGCTGTTGATCCTGAAACTGAAGTTGCGGTGCAGAATACAATACAAAACGAGTTTTCAAATTGTACTGTATTAACGATAGCGCATCGTTTAAATACCGTTGTTTTATGTGATCGCGTTATCGTTATGAAAGATGGTCAAATAACTGAATTTGATGCACCGTCTGTACTCCTTTCTAATCCGAACTccgaattttcaaaaatgctGGCTTTAACAGATAAGACCATAAAGAAATCTAATTTGTAA